A genome region from Ursus arctos isolate Adak ecotype North America unplaced genomic scaffold, UrsArc2.0 scaffold_18, whole genome shotgun sequence includes the following:
- the TRIM32 gene encoding E3 ubiquitin-protein ligase TRIM32, translating into MATAAAAASHLNLDALREVLECPICMESFTEEQLRPKLLHCGHTICRQCLEKLLASSINGVRCPFCSKITRITSLTQLTDNLTVLKIIDTAGLSEAVGLLMCRSCGRRLPRQFCQSCGVVLCEPCREADHQPPGHCTLPVKEAAEERRQDFGEKLARLRELMGELQRRKVALEGVSKDLQARYKAVLQEYGREERRVQEELARSRKFFTGSLAEVEKCNSQVLEEQSYLLNIAEVQAVSRCDYFLAKIKQADVVLLEETADEEEPELTASLPRELTLQDVELLKVGHVGPLQIGQTVKKPRTVNMEDSWAMEAAASAASTSVTFREMDMSPEEVAASPRASPAKQRGSETTANIQQCLFLKKMGAKGNTPGMFNLPVSLYVTSQGEVLVADRGNYRIQVFTRKGFLKEIRRSPSGIDSFVLSFLGADLPNLTPLSVAMNCHGLIGVTDSYDNSLKVYTLDGHCVACHRSQLSKPWGITALPSGQFVVTDVEGGKLWCFTVDRGAGVVKYSCLCSAVRPKFVTCDAEGTVYFTQGLGLNLENRQNEHHLEGGFSIGSVGPDGQLGRQISHFFSENEDFRCIAGMCVDARGDLIVADSSRKEILHFPKGGGYSVLIREGLTCPVGIALTPKGQLLVLDCWDHCIKIYSYHLRRYSTP; encoded by the coding sequence ATGGCCACTGCAGCCGCAGCAGCTTCTCACCTGAACCTGGACGCCCTCCGGGAAGTGCTGGAATGCCCCATCTGCATGGAGTCCTTCACAGAGGAGCAGCTGCGGCCCAAGCTCCTGCACTGTGGCCATACCATCTGCCGCCAGTGCCTGGAGAAGCTCCTGGCCAGCAGCATCAATGGTGTCCGCTGTCCCTTTTGCAGCAAGATTACCCGCATCACCAGCCTCACCCAGCTGACGGACAACCTGACGGTGCTGAAGATCATTGACACAGCCGGGCTCAGTGAGGCTGTGGGGCTGCTCATGTGCCGCTCCTGTGGGCGCCGGCTGCCCAGGCAGTTCTGCCAGAGCTGCGGTGTGGTGTTGTGCGAGCCCTGCCGGGAGGCGGACCACCAGCCCCCTGGCCACTGCACACTTCCTGTCAAAGAGGCGGCTGAGGAGCGGCGTCAGGACTTTGGCGAGAAGCTGGCCCGTCTGCGGGAGCTTATGGGGGAGCTGCAGCGCCGGAAGGTGGCCTTGGAAGGGGTCTCCAAGGACCTTCAAGCAAGGTATAAAGCAGTTCTCCAGGAGTACGGGCGTGAGGAACGCAGGGTCCAGGAAGAGCTGGCTCGCTCTCGGAAGTTCTTCACAGGCTCTTTGGCTGAGGTTGAGAAGTGCAACAGTCAAGTGCTCGAGGAGCAGAGTTACCTGCTGAACATCGCAGAGGTGCAGGCCGTGTCTCGCTGTGACTACTTCCTGGCCAAGATCAAGCAGGCGGACGTAGTGCTCCTGGAGGAGACGGCTGATGAGGAGGAGCCAGAGCTCACGGCCAGCCTGCCCCGGGAGCTCACCCTGCAGGACGTGGAGCTTCTTAAGGTTGGCCATGTCGGCCCCCTCCAAATCGGGCAGACTGTTAAGAAGCCCCGGACAGTCAACATGGAAGATTCCTGGGCCATGGAGGCTGCAGCCTCCGCTGCCTCCACCTCCGTTACATTTAGAGAGATGGACATGAGCCCCGAGGAAGTGGCCGCCAGCCCTCGGGCCTCACCTGCTAAGCAGCGGGGTTCCGAGACCACCGCCAATATCCAGCAGTGCCTCTTTCTCAAGAAGATGGGGGCCAAAGGCAACACTCCAGGCATGTTCAACCTTCCAGTCAGTCTCTATGTGACCAGTCAAGGCGAGGTTCTGGTTGCTGACCGAGGCAACTACCGTATACAAGTGTTTACTCGGAAAGGCTTTTTGAAGGAGATCCGCCGCAGCCCTAGTGGCATTGATAGCTTTGTGCTGAGCTTCCTCGGGGCTGATCTGCCAAATCTTACTCCGCTGTCAGTGGCCATGAACTGCCATGGGCTCATTGGTGTGACTGACAGCTACGACAACTCCCTCAAGGTATATACCTTGGATGGTCACTGCGTGGCCTGTCACAGGAGCCAGCTGAGCAAACCCTGGGGCATCACAGCCCTCCCTTCTGGCCAGTTTGTGGTAACTGATGTGGAAGGTGGAAAGCTCTGGTGCTTCACTGTTGACCGAGGAGCAGGGGTGGTCAAATACAGCTGCCTCTGCAGTGCCGTGCGGCCCAAGTTTGTCACCTGTGATGCTGAGGGCACCGTCTACTTCACCCAGGGCTTGGGCCTCAATCTGGAGAATCGGCAGAATGAGCACCACCTGGAGGGCGGCTTTTCCATTGGCTCCGTGGGCCCCGATGGGCAGCTAGGTCGCCAGATCAGCCACTTCTTCTCAGAGAATGAGGATTTCCGCTGCATTGCTGGCATGTGTGTGGATGCTCGTGGCGATCTCATTGTGGCCGATAGTAGTCGAAAAGAAATTCTCCACTTTCCTAAGGGGGGGGGCTATAGTGTCCTTATTCGAGAGGGGCTCACGTGTCCAGTGGGCATCGCCCTCACTCCTAAAGGGCAGCTGTTGGTCTTGGACTGTTGGGATCACTGCATCAAGATTTACAGCTACCACCTGAGAAGATACTCTACCCCTTAG